Part of the Desulfuromonas sp. genome is shown below.
AATCTTTCCTTAACGCAGAGTCGCAGGCTTACGCCGCAGAGAATGTCAAAAACAAGAACTAAAATCTATTCGGGTTAAAGCTTTTAAAACCCTAAAAGGCTTTTGTCTTTCTCTGCGTCTCCGCGTCTCTGCGTTAAATTGATCTTGCTTACAAAAAAAGCCTCGCGGACGTTTGTCCGCAAGGCTTCGTTGCCAAATAAATTGAGTACGACAATGTACTGCGATTTTAATTTCTTACCTGTTTGATAAATAACTGCACATCACATGCCAACGATCAATGTGCAAAAAATGGCGGGCAGGGAGGTCTCTCAACCTCTGGTCTGCCCATTACATCAGCAATAAGGGCCTCGGAAAGGCCAAAAAAACAGGCACAACCTATTGTTGGTGTTGACAATTCTTGCGGCCGCCGCAGCCACCTTCGCAGACCGCATCGTGAGTCGCCTTCAGCGCCTCTTCGATCGGGCCGGAGACAGTGACCGCCTTGATGCCGAGCTTTTCGAGCTCCTGCTTCGGCAAGTCACCGATCATCACCGTTGCCACTGCCCGACAACCGTCAAGGGCTTCGGCGATGGCATTGAACTGCCGATGTCGAAACGGATGGTCCGGATCGAAAGAGCAGTATTTTTCAACATCCACCTCTTTCACAACTTCCGAACCGACAGAGCTGTACTTGTAGATGGTGAACTTCTCGGCATGACCGAAATGCTGGTCAACCTCGGTCCCGCTTTTCGATGAAACGGCAATAAGCATGATTTTACTCCGTAAAATTGAGCTGTAAGCTTTAAGCTAGAAGCTGTAAGAACTAAAGCTTTTCCATATACCTTACGGCTTACAGCTTATAGCTTCTTTTCAAATCTCCTGGGTTTGAAAAGAAAAGCACTTCTTCGGGCAGGCAACCCCGCAACCGGCGCAGCCGATACAGTCGTCCTGGTTGACGATCGTCATGATCATCCGGGTCGAATCGCTATCTTCATCGACTTCGTCTTCCGGCCCGAGAACTTTACGGGCACATGATTTGAAGCAACGGCCGCAGCCGATACACTTTTCAGAGTCGATTTCTGTGACGAACGTCGGGGTCCAGTCAGACCCGCCAAAAGTTTTTCCGGTTAATAAAGCCATATTCTTTCTCCTTAATACGGTTTGATTGGTTTGATTGGTTTGATTAGTTTCAATTCGTTTAAATGGTTTTTTTGTTTAACCAATACAACCAGTCAAACAGATAAAACCAATCAAACGGCTGTTCCAGGTCGTTCGTTCTTCAGCATCGCCTTGCGCAGCCAGGGTGGCGGTGAGCCGCGAAGAACTTCCTGCAGCTTTTCAACGACCACGGTAATCGGCTCCTGCTCCTTGCTCTTGATCGGGTGAATCTTCTTGGCGACCAGTCGGGCCGCGGCCGGGCCGCCGATTTCACCGACATAGACCAGGGCACACTCCTCGAGTGCGGCGCCACGAGCCTCTATCTTGTCATCGCTATGGCCTTCCATATCCTCTTCGGCCTTGACCTGGATCACGCCGGCAAAGGCCGCATCGTCCGGACCGATCTCCCAGATCGCGAACTCTTCGGTCTGACCGAAGTGCGCGTTGACATGAATCTTGTCGTTACTGGCAAATGCGACTTTCATGCTCAGTTCCTTTCCATCATTTTCTTTAACGATTCTGAATCTTCTTGTATAAATCATAAAATCTTCTTTTAACGCCCGTTCGCTTCGCTTACTCAAGACGCAAAGAACGCAGAGAAAAATTTTTGCTTCAGGGGCGGGCAGCGCCCGCCCCTGTAATCTTAGTTTTCACTAGATTTGATCATTCACTTCAATTTACGAAATGGGAGTGTGCAGTTTTTCGTCAGATCAAGGAAGCCAAGGAATCGCGCGGAGGCGTAGTGCTTTACGCCGCACAAGCGATTCTGCTGGCTGACACCGAGCTGGCGGAAAAGAGCAGCTCCCAGCCGTAAATTTAGCGCATCATTTCAAACCACTGATCCTCACAAGTCTCATCCTTGATATCGAGAAATTTGTTGGCGATCATGCTCAGGATGCTGATCGCACCGTTGTAACCGATCACCGGAGTCCGATGCAGGTTGACCCGGTCGATGATCGGGAAACCGATACGGAACAGCGGAATCTTGGCGTCGCGGGCGGCCCACTTGGCGTGGGTGTCGCCGATGATTCCGTCGACCGGATCGGTGACCAGAAGCGAGCGCATGTGACAGAGATCCTTGTTGATATAGGTGGTGCAGCCTTCGCCGAACGGTGAGGTCTCGAGCAGGGCATCCATCTCCTTCTTGAACTTCTTGGTCGCACGCGAGCAGAGGATATGCCAGGGACGCGCCCCCATTTCGAGCAGGAAGGAGACGATACCGATCAGGTAATCGGGGTCGCCGGCGATGGCAAACTTTTTACCATGCAGGTACTGCTGGGCGTCGGTCATGGCATCAACGGCCAGGGCGCGTTCCTTTTTGAGCTCTTCCGGAACCGGCTTGTCGAACAGCTCGGAGAGCTTGAGGATCAACTCATCGGTCTTC
Proteins encoded:
- the nifX gene encoding nitrogen fixation protein NifX, which produces MKVAFASNDKIHVNAHFGQTEEFAIWEIGPDDAAFAGVIQVKAEEDMEGHSDDKIEARGAALEECALVYVGEIGGPAAARLVAKKIHPIKSKEQEPITVVVEKLQEVLRGSPPPWLRKAMLKNERPGTAV
- a CDS encoding dinitrogenase iron-molybdenum cofactor biosynthesis protein; its protein translation is MLIAVSSKSGTEVDQHFGHAEKFTIYKYSSVGSEVVKEVDVEKYCSFDPDHPFRHRQFNAIAEALDGCRAVATVMIGDLPKQELEKLGIKAVTVSGPIEEALKATHDAVCEGGCGGRKNCQHQQ
- the fdxB gene encoding ferredoxin III, nif-specific — translated: MALLTGKTFGGSDWTPTFVTEIDSEKCIGCGRCFKSCARKVLGPEDEVDEDSDSTRMIMTIVNQDDCIGCAGCGVACPKKCFSFQTQEI